The genomic stretch TTGCTTTTCTAGAAAAAAGTTCCGCTATTTTAATATGGTACTTTTCATGGGTCAATAGCTCTTTGCTATTAGTATTTTGGTTGTAAACGAAAGAACGGGAGGGGTAAAACAATGATTGGACGGTTACAGAATTGTTTTCGAATTTGCTGTCTATTGATACGACCACATAAGCGAATTGTTCATTTCCGTACAATGATTTCTTGAAAAATTCCAACCCTCTAAAGTTTTCAAATGTAATTTGATCATATTGATCAAAAGTCAACGGCTTCTCATAATTCAAATAATTGGTATGGCTTAAAATTGCAAACCCTATGATAAGCGTAAAAAGAATCACAAGACTGTATTTTACAATTTTCAGAAATTTTTTCAGGGGTACTAAGTTTCCCCTTTTTCTTTCTTTTAATACGACTCCGAGTTGGTAAAATAGTGGTGAAAAGTATACAAATAGTATCAGTATGACTATAAGGTTATCACTCATAAAAGACCATGTGATTAAAGATTTTCAACACTCATTTGGGAATTATTCCATTAGTTTTTTACTTTTCCTATTCTCTCTTTTGAGGCGTTTGGACTTTTGTTTGTCCGTTTCTATGACAAAAGTAATTGGCAATGAAAACCGGGGTTCTTCTTCCTTGGGTTTAAAGTTTTCTGGTACAATTCTCAGGAGTGTTTTCTAAAATTCGGATAGCTTCTTTTTCTAGAATAGGGTGAGGGCCGCGGGCCTTAATATTGATAATTTTTCCATCCTTGTTGATGGTGAATATTGTCCAAACGAGTAATTCATCTCCTTCTTTATAACCAAGAGCTTTTACGATACTGTCAAAATTGGAACTTTCAGACTTTTCAGATACTTTTTGTTGAAGTGGTTTTTTGTCTACTTGCGCATTTGTCTTGAAAAATATGAGAACCAATGCAAGTGCAAATAGGTTTTTCATGTGAGTTGATTTATGGTTATTTCTTTACTTTTCTATGAGTGGTAAAAGTTATCTAATTGCACTTTCTAACAAAATACTAATGGTTTAAAAGTAAGAATTTTCAGGTAAGCTGATTTCCATTTAAATACTTGCCCATAGAAAGATGAACAACGGCAAATAATTATCTGGAAATATGAAAAGGTTACGACGCAATATTATCTGCTGATTATTTAAGTCCCTTTTTGAAGAAATTTTTATTAAATTCAACCTGCAAAACATCCATAAGTTTTGCCTATGAATGTGCTGTTTTATAGACAGTTTAGAGTTCGGTTAATCAGTATTAGAACACAGGATAAAGTGTTGACTGTAAGGTGGTTGAAAATGCTACTTTCTTCCAGTCATCCCTAATTAGAGAAATTGGAAAAACAGATGCTTCTTATTAGAGATTAACATTTATTACTTGGCTAGTAATCTATATCCAAAACCCGGACCATCACATGGAAGGTAACCTCCATTGAATATTTCCTTTTTGTTCAAAATAGAAATATGCTCTTTAAGCGAGCTACCACAGTTTTGAATCAAATAACTTTCTTCTTCATACTCAAATTCATAATACTTAGAGTCTTCTGATTGAATCAAAGTATAACTGCCCGTTGCAATACTGGTGCTATCGAGGTATACCCTTCTTTTGACAAAGTGATTGTCAGAATAAAGCTCAATGAATTCATTGAAATCCAAGTCCTTCTTCTCGATGATTTTTCCCGACATACCTGCATTGATATACTGAAGTTCAAAAAGGTTGTTACCTTGAAGGTCAATTTCTTCATCTGTGCTGTCACAAGACTGATTGGTCATTAAGAAAATCATTGAAAGGAATATGGCAAGCTTTTTCATGCTATAAGGAATTGAATTATCTATTAGATACATTGAACCTTAATTCGTTGCTTATCAAAAAAATACCTAAATTAGGGGTGTAAAACTCCCATAAGTTTTGCCTCTGGATGTTCCGATTTGAACACGGTTCAGGGTTCGGTTAACTGGTCTCGGTTAACGATGTAAAATAATTAAAATCAACTATTTACGTTTAAAGGGATGGGCCTGCCATTCCGACTTTATCAAATGTAAAACTGGCAATACCAGTATTGCCAGTTCTTTCAATCTGTCCGTAAATGATTCTGTTTACTCTTATTAAATAGCCAATTAGTGTGCTAAAATGTATTATTTGACTCGATAAGGCAATGAAAGATTTCCGCTGGCCACCGAATAAACTTGATAAACACCAAGCATGGGCTTATTGGTGCCGGCATTGCCGGAATGATTTGAAGATGCCAGATCTCCGGTATTGACTTCCATATAGCACGCCACCGCATCAAACTTGAAATCGGTTTTAAAGCTCACCCTGTATTCCGGAACGATTACCTTGATAGTATTTCCCGTTGTCACCACATTAAACCCCGGACTGTCCATATACATTGGCATTCCCGGGTTGTTCGCAGGCAGCTTTACCGATGTATCGTTCTTATCATATTGTTTTACCGACAGTTTCCCTGCCACCCTGTCATCTTCCACCAATACCACCCAATGGGGATGCCAAATGATGCCATCGTTGTTGTAATCCCTATCCGCATCCTCATCCCACATTGGGGTGTCATCAAAATCGGGATGGGAGGTCAACGCCATGGCCACAATCCCCTCCGTATCGCTAAATCCAACATCTTGCGGCTTTAAGGTGGTGGGGAAAACGTATCCCAAAACAGGTGCCCCGTTCAATTGACCGACAGGTTTCGGGGTTGTGTCCCCTGCCTTACCCTTTACCTTGATTTCCCATACTAGGATTCCCAAATCCTTGTTTCGGATGACTTTGGTGGATTCAATCTGAAGGTTTTTGTTTTCATAACATTTGCCACAAAATGACATTGCAGCTGGTCCAACCAAAACCATCAGTGCTAAAAGAAAGCATTTTTTCATGATTAAAGTTTTTAATGTTTCAAAGGGAAGACCATTTTTAGACCAAATCACAACTTGTTGGTATTGAGAATCTTGTGAGAATATCAGACGATGAACTATATCTTTAAATCGCTAATTATTCATATAGCGTTAATTTCTGGCTTTTCCAAACCCCTTTATACCGAAGCCCTTATCCTGTGAAAAATGGAATGTTTTTTGCCCCGCCGATTTATGTAGAAAAATTTTGAACAACACATCTAAAATCAATCTTTCATGAAGAAATTGAGTCCAATTGGTCTGGAAATAGACAAGTCCAAAGAAATTGCGTTCCACCTGAACCGTTTATTGGCGCACTATCAAGTATATTACATGAATACCCGAGGGTTTCACTGGAACATCAAGGGCAATAAATTTTTTGAGCTGCACGCAAAATTTGAGGAACTCTACACTATTGCCCTCACCAATATTGATGAAGTAGCGGAGCGAATCCTTACGCTCGGGGAAGTGCCCATGCATAGTTATTCCCAGTATTTGGAGGTTTCTGAAATACCTGAACGCAACAACATTTCCGATGGGGATGAAGCCGTCAGCCTTATTGTGCAGGGAACCAAAACCTTATTGAAAATTGAACGCAAACTACTGGAGCTTGCCAGCGAGACAGGTGATGAGGGAACCAGTGCCCTGATGAGCGATTACATTCGCGAACAGGAAAAAACGGTTTGGATGTATTCCTCTTTTCTGGGCAAATCAGATAGAAACTAGAGTTGTTTGTGCAATTGCTTTGGCGAAATAGCACAAATCTGTTCAAAAATTGACGAAATATGACCAAACAGGTAAAGTCAAAATCAATGCGAGTAAGTTTTTTATTTAAATTTAATCGGTTCTTTAGCGGATTGTCATGAAGAAACAAATACTCATTGTTGAGGATGAATTCATTGTGGCCAATGATTTGTCCAACATTCTTCGAAATGCAGGGTATGAGGTAGCCGGAATAGTGGATTCCTATGGGCTGGCCATGAAGAAGATTTCTGCAAGCAAACCCTATTTGGCCTTGCTGGATATTCGCTTGAAAGGGGAATTGACGGGTATCGATTTGGCCAAACAGTTGATAAAACAGAATATCCCCTTCATTTTTATATCCGCCAACTCCAATAGGGCCATTTTGGAAGAAGTCAAACCCACAAAACCCTATGGATTTCTGGTAAAGCCCTTTAGGGCCAAGGATGTGTTGGTGGCTTTGGAAATTGCATTCTATCATCATGAGCATTCCAAGAACATGGGCAAAATCTTGGAGCAGAACCTCGTTGATGGGATCAATACGCTCCAGCAGGGATTCGATGCCACAAAAGGCATTTGCACAGAATTCACCCAAGTTTTCAGGCCCTATATTTCATTTGACTATTTGGAACTGACGCCCAATCCAACGTATTTTGGGCAGCATCCCTTTGGGTGCTTCAGGTTGGGACTGAATGAATACCAATCCATCGGGTTCGACCAACTATCCTCCATCACTTCAATGCGCAAGGAAGTACTGAACGAAAAGTTTCTTCAATCAACATACGAGAAGGTCCCCACAATTTTGGATACCGAAGAATTGACAGCTTCATTCGGTCAGAATCCATTCAAGGAATTGATTGTCAACGCATTCAAATTGAAATCCCAAATGTCGATTCCCATTCCATTTTCAGGGGAGCTGTTGCACTTGAATTTTTTCCACAAACAAAATAATATCTATAGCAACAATGATATTGAGGTGTTGGTTAAACTGACGCCCCAAATTGGTGAGGTCCTTGCCAAATGTTTAGGGGCCAAACAAATCGAAAATCAAAGTGCAAAGGTTACCAAACCATCTCCGGGCAAGACACTGGATTCGCCCAAAAGTTTTGAGGGTATTGTTGGAAACAGCCCGCAGTTGTTGACTGTTTTTGATCTTATTCGCAAAGTGGCCCCTATGGAAACCAGCGTGCTTATATTGGGCGAAAGTGGAACCGGAAAGGAATTGATAGCCCGGGCCATCCACAGCCTTTCACAAAGGAAGGATTATCCTCTTGTTACCATAAATTGTGGTGCACTGCCGGAGAATTTGATAGAATCCATCCTTTTTGGCCATGAGAAAGGCGCTTTTACGGGGGCGTTGGACACAAAAATTGGAAAGTTTGAACAAGCCAATGGGGGTACCATTTTTTTGGATGAAATAGGGGAAATGCCCCTGAACCTGCAGGTGCGACTGCTGCGGGTGCTCCAAGAAAAGGCCATTGAAAAGGTGGGCGCTACCAAACCCCAAAAACTCGATATCAGAATCATCGCCGCAACCAATAAAAACCTCGACAAGGAAGTGGAAGAGGGGCGGTTTAGGCTTGACCTTTATTATAGATTGAACGTTTTCCCCATCCTTTTGGCCCCTTTGCGGGAGAGAAAACAGGATATTCCATTGTTGGCACGGCACTTTGTGGATAAATTTTGCACGTCACAGGGAAAGGAACCCATGGAAATCGACGAATATGGACTGAAGAGTTTATTAGAATATGATTGGCCGGGCAATATAAGGGAACTGGAAAACTGCATTGAAAAGAGTATCCTGCTCGCAGACGGGGATACCATTGGGGACGTTCACTTGCCTTTTAACAAATCCGGTCAGCAGTCAAAGAGTTGGGATTTGGAAAGAGTACGGTCCATCAGCGAGCTTGAACGGGACTACATCATACACATCCTAAGAAAATGCAAGGGCAAGGTGTTTGGAAAGAACGGAGCCGCGGAATTGTTAAAAATCCCTACATCGACCTTAAACTCCAAGATGCGCAAATTGGGGATTGATAAAAAAGAAATCAACATGTGATTTCAAGGCTTTATTATGTGCAATATCTTCCTGAATTTATCGTGATACGATCCTCGCATCAACGCATACAGATACATATCCACATGGGTCAAAGATGCCCCCTTTTGATTTTTTACCCCAAACCAGTTCCGTACTTTTTGCAAATTGTAAGGGAACGGCCTTAGCAACCACCTCCACCTAATAAATGCCTTAGATCACTTTTTAAGCATTTAGATAAAAGGAAAGAAAACCTTCATATTTAGACAATCCATCCCTTTTTTGGCGAAATACCACAAAAAGAACACATCCAGGCAATCCGTAAAATACTGAAAAACAAATAGTTGACGGTTTGGCTTTTTAATTGTCCGACGTTCCGTATTAACCAAAACTAGAGTACAATGAAAGCAAAAATTTTTATCGCACTGGCAATTCTAATGACCCATTCAGGATTTGCCCAAAAGCCTAGCCCCGAACTTTTAGATCCCACAAACCACACTTTGGTGTTGATAGACCATGAAAGCCAAATGGCATTTGCCG from Flagellimonas oceani encodes the following:
- a CDS encoding energy transducer TonB; this encodes MKNLFALALVLIFFKTNAQVDKKPLQQKVSEKSESSNFDSIVKALGYKEGDELLVWTIFTINKDGKIINIKARGPHPILEKEAIRILENTPENCTRKL
- a CDS encoding Dps family protein, which codes for MKKLSPIGLEIDKSKEIAFHLNRLLAHYQVYYMNTRGFHWNIKGNKFFELHAKFEELYTIALTNIDEVAERILTLGEVPMHSYSQYLEVSEIPERNNISDGDEAVSLIVQGTKTLLKIERKLLELASETGDEGTSALMSDYIREQEKTVWMYSSFLGKSDRN
- a CDS encoding sigma 54-interacting response regulator, giving the protein MKKQILIVEDEFIVANDLSNILRNAGYEVAGIVDSYGLAMKKISASKPYLALLDIRLKGELTGIDLAKQLIKQNIPFIFISANSNRAILEEVKPTKPYGFLVKPFRAKDVLVALEIAFYHHEHSKNMGKILEQNLVDGINTLQQGFDATKGICTEFTQVFRPYISFDYLELTPNPTYFGQHPFGCFRLGLNEYQSIGFDQLSSITSMRKEVLNEKFLQSTYEKVPTILDTEELTASFGQNPFKELIVNAFKLKSQMSIPIPFSGELLHLNFFHKQNNIYSNNDIEVLVKLTPQIGEVLAKCLGAKQIENQSAKVTKPSPGKTLDSPKSFEGIVGNSPQLLTVFDLIRKVAPMETSVLILGESGTGKELIARAIHSLSQRKDYPLVTINCGALPENLIESILFGHEKGAFTGALDTKIGKFEQANGGTIFLDEIGEMPLNLQVRLLRVLQEKAIEKVGATKPQKLDIRIIAATNKNLDKEVEEGRFRLDLYYRLNVFPILLAPLRERKQDIPLLARHFVDKFCTSQGKEPMEIDEYGLKSLLEYDWPGNIRELENCIEKSILLADGDTIGDVHLPFNKSGQQSKSWDLERVRSISELERDYIIHILRKCKGKVFGKNGAAELLKIPTSTLNSKMRKLGIDKKEINM